ACCACAATCGGGAATTTGTCTTTTCATAGGCCCGCCCGGAGGGCTGGGCTGGTGGTGTTGGAGGCGCCCCGCCTAAAGCAGCGTCAGCGCCATCAGAATCAGAACCAGGGCAACGGCAGCGGTGCCGAAGACCGTAAAGCGGCGAAAGCCCTGCCAGGTTCCCTGGTGCTGCGAAATATCCATGTTTCCTTGGGCCATGAGCGGCACAAACTCCAATTCCAAAGATGGCGTCCGTATAGCCTACCTGTGCCTCGCAGGCAACGGGACAATACGTCGCAATAGGGTGATTTTGGGTGAATTCTCCCCAATTTTAGTTGAATATCGGCTAATTCGCGCCGCTATCCCGAATCCACTCCTTCCTTCGGCCCCCGGCCGCCGCCCGAAGGCGTCGAGATGACAATTATCTCGCCAGCCTGGACCTTGGTTTCGCTTGA
The window above is part of the Alphaproteobacteria bacterium genome. Proteins encoded here:
- a CDS encoding aa3-type cytochrome c oxidase subunit IV, which encodes MAQGNMDISQHQGTWQGFRRFTVFGTAAVALVLILMALTLL